The DNA region CAATCACAAACCAAAGACATGCTAAGGACACACAAGAATTGGTGACCACTATGGTCCCATTCAGGATACCCCAAAAGTGCAAGTTTTAAGATTTGATATACTTAAGACTTATGGGATACCCTGTATAAGGGGGAAGGGCATACGcatttatagcacctactatgtgccaggtactttaacATTTGATCCTTAGAGCAACTCTGCAATGCAGAAAATTATGATGATCTTCattttaacaaagaaagaaactaaggcacacagagtagaggtgaagtgactggcccagggtcacacatctactaagtgtccaaggctagatttgaactgagggcttTGTGACTTCAAGCACAGTGTTTTATCCACAGTGCTACACAGATGCGTAAAATATAAAGGAAGCTCAACACTAGCCACACAGGGAGCTCCTGCCATTACCTGCAGACAATGTAGCGGATGACATTGGCATGACACACAAAGATTTCATAGCTGTCTTCCTCCTGCTTGGCATCTGCACGATGGATGAAGTTCCGAAATGCAGCCTCAATACGGGCTCCGTCCTCATAATACTGCTAAGGGCAGACATTGGGGAAATCACAGATTAACAAGCTGTCTAGCACAAACACCCATTCTGACCCTTGGGTGAGGAATAAAAAGTCTAGTCCTGAGGTGGCTGATCTAAGATGAGGGAATGAAATAGGGGTTCTGGAAGAAATATGTTCTGATGCATGTGCAAATGGAGCAGACACCCTGGAGACAAAGCCTCATCACTCCTGCACAAAGTGTCATTTTCTAAGCAAACATCTACCCCCAGATTAAAAGCCACccagaaaaaaagattcttttgTTTACCCGGGCTTCTGGCTTCCAGTCAGATACAGGAGGGTCAGGTTCAATGGGAGCACCTTCCCGGAGCAGATCGGTGCTGACTCTGTTGACTCCTGCAGAGAAAGGCACAGTGCCCCTGTCATAGTGATGGTGCTGGGGAATGGGGCTGATGCCTATTACCTCCATCAAGCATCAATGACCCAACTAGCTGAAGTTATTCTAGAAAACACTCCTAGGCTGAACTAGGCCTTAGTATCCCAAGGGGCCAGCCTCGAGCTATACAGGTTACCGCAGCACCACTCTCAGTCTAGACAACACTAGTAACAGAAAAACACAGCATGAAGGGCCAACTACAACCCTtcctcacacacaaaaaaggcaatTAGTGCTCTCAACTGTTTTTTAGTTGAAGGTGAAACAGAAACTTTAGTGTGTCCAGGTCACAAGTCTTCActccccaggacagcctgggcaTGTTCATTCCAGAAGGGGTTTGATGACCCTTAAGATATCCATGTTATTCCAGCTTTTCTTCCCTTGTGTTTTCTACGTATGAAAAAGAGGCTGCCCAGGCCTCCTCAATATTACCTCATgcattcactttacaaatgaaataagccaaaacaaaaaccaaaaccaaatgaaataaGCCATACAGTCCACTGGAAACAGCGGAAATGGACTGAAAGGTCAGAGAGCCCAGGATTCAGATCTCACCTCGGATACTTCTGAGTTCTGACAAGCCACTTCAGCTCAGAGCCtgtttcttcaactatgaaatggagataatagcccCTCCCTCACAACATGACAGAGGGACTCAGTGGACTTTACTGACTTTGAAGTGCTAAAGGTCAGTTATGATACATCAATTACTGAGTCAGGGAGATCCATCAACTGTCCTTTCTGTGGCACTTGATACAAATAGGGACATGAGAGTACTGTCAACACAGCCTGAAGTCACCTACCTGGCAGGTGTTTGGAGATGATGTCAGTTGTTTCTATTGCTCGGGTCATGGAAGAGTGCACAATCTTATCAAACTTCACGCCCAAGCTAGCTAATCGACCACCAGTCAGTTCAGCCTGTTCACGACCTTAAAGTTGAAACACATTGTAGAGTTCTATTTGACTCAGCACACACAGCCAAAAGGGAATCAAGTTtgggatgttttcttttttcaacacGTGCTGAGAAAAATACCTGATTTGATTAGACTTAGTTACCCCTTACATTCAGCCAGGGTAGTCACCCACTGCCAGGAACACCTACCTAGTCACAAGCACCAGGGCCACTAAACATTTCATTCATTATACCTTCAGATCTGCACAGCGTGAGCTGTGGCCCACATACCAAGTCTTTGGAAAGGCTCTTGGGAAAAGCAAGCCCCTTTTTACATAAGCCTAGCTGGATGCGGCTCCATTTGAGTAATGCAGCACTGAAACAGCTTGAGCTGTGGGGCTGCCTGGAATATTCTGCACACTTTCCTCCCTCCACTGTGGAATCCCCAGCTCCCTGTGCTCATTGTGTGCCCCTGACAGAATGTCACCCTGACTACAAGGGTTGGTTAGTGTCTGCATTTGTGAACTCAATGCTTAGCCCACGGCGGGTACTTAGCTAACCAATGCCTGCTGAATTGGACAGTATGTAGAAATTGGAGTCCAAGCTGAAATTCCCTACATAAGCTGTTAGTTTTAAAAGACTCTTAAGAGCTAAAAATGATGGATGGAGGTCCAGTAGGCTGAGAATAAAGCTGAGACGTTCCCAAAGACCAGACTGTCCTgagggaagtttgaggagggcaAAGGTAGCAGGTCACAGATGCATGGATTAGTATGATCACTAGTCAGGAGTCTTTCCCCCAGAAAAATAAGGTTCATAACAAGCAAGGGCCAAAGAGGGTTGAAGGCCCACGTACCCAGTTCAGTCAGAGTTCGATCCTTATCGAGGGAGCCGTCCAAATTGTACTGGGAATGCCTGATCAGGAAGATGTGACGAGTGGCTCTGGCTTTGAAGTTATCTAGCTTGGAGGTTATCTCCTCTTCACCAGTTTCTGTGCTTCTTTTCCTCAGGTTGATAAGAGACCGTGGTTCTCGCCTAATTTTCAAAAACAAGACATTTCATCCAGTGACTTTCTATATAATTCCCCTCTGAGCATATTTTATAAGAATATTGTGTATCCCAACTTCAGGCTGACGGGTCACCTGTGAATAAAACTTGATATCTAAGAATTTAAACATAATTGTTGGAATCAAGCAGCTCTGTGCTCCGATCCCATCCAACGCTTATTAGGTACATTTACTTATTTAGGTTTTAGTCAACTGAcagtttttccatttgtaaatATAATGTATACCATAACTTCTTTCTGAAAAAAATCTTCTTCCATTTTAGAGGCAAGTGTAGAAAGTCAAgatagttaattttttaaaaatctgatttgcGACAGTAAATTCTAAAGTACTATTGCGGCTTTGAATTTAGTTTTTCTAAAACTAACTAGAATTAGAAATAGCTGCAGGAAACAAAGCATAGGATGTTAAGCGGTCTTTTCAAATTAGCCTTAATCTGATTAGAAAAGATTTAAACTCCAGtcctttaaaatgaaattggttCATTGGATTTCTAGCCtacaaatcctggctctgcacttgtactacctgtgtgaccttggccaagtcgcttaccctcagcttcctcatctgaaaaatgaggggatgggaaTGGACTAGCTAACCTCTAAGGGCACCTCCTGCGCGTCTTGCAATCCCAAGCATGGGGCCCTCTTTACTTGACgctccacttcctcatctgtaaaagcaggTTTGCACTAGATAATGACAGCTAGCATGCACAGTGACTTAGTATTAACACAACATTGCAAatattctcacaacagccttgggaggtaggtgctattattatcatccctatttcatTGCCAAAGAACCTGAGGCTGGCTATGACCttgggcctttctgactccagggccgctgGTCACCTATCACACTCTGAGGCtgctaaggttctttccaacccTTAACACAGAGCCATTAAAAAATTTTCTCACTGAGTTTTTCCTCCACATTCGCCAGGAAGGGCTTACTGACTGGCTTGTTGTGAGCACGGATGAGTATAAAGTGTTACCTCCAGCCAGATCTGCACCGCTTCCTggtgattattttgttttgtctcagacctgtgatttcatgggctCGTCCACAATGCACAAGGTCCCTCCTCACCCAGACGGATCAGGAATCCGTAAAACACAGACTCAGAGAGCGGCCTGGGGCGCAGAGAGGTCACAAGGCCAATAAGGTACAGGTCAGAAGCAAAAGGAAAGCCCAGGTCTCACTGACCACAAGGCCATGTGCGCCCCGTGCCAAAGGCTCCCTAATGGCTGTTCAGAGGCCCCTAGGTAGTCTTGCGTTCCCTGTCCTGGAGGAAGCCTGGCAAGTAAACATCTACCATCGTCCAACTTTCTGGAAAGACTCTTGGACAGCGGGTACCTTGCAAGGCCTGGGTTCTAGGCGCAGGTCTGCCGAGAACCTCTGGCGATTCCGCCAGTCTGGCACACGGATTCCAGAGCGGGCTAGCCCTAGCTTTGGCCAGCCTGGCTTAGGAGTCTGCTCCGCTTTGGGTGCCAGCCCGCCCTGCTGTCCTCTCCAAACCCTGCCCTCTCCCTGGAGCCCTACCGGTGCCAGCCCTTTAATGCCCAGCTCCCATAAAGCTTTCCCAGGTTCTTCACGCCAGAACTGGTTCCTTACTCTTTCGAGGAGTGATACTAGATTGTAGGCTCCAGGACAACAGGACCGTGGATTTGTGTTTTCACCTTCACCTACCCAGCACTCAGCGGGTGCCGGCCTCGCAGTAGGtgctaaaaataaatgcttgtggacttgaACCAGAACACTTAACGCAAGGCCAGGTAaacagtcggtgcttaataaatgttcattttctgGCTTTAGGCTAAGAGGAAGGTGTAACTATGCAGTGCTCAATACCCCTCAATGGTAGGGAGCAGGGATTGATCGAAAAAACAAAGAGCACCTTAACCCCCCCCCCAAGTGTCCCCGGACCTCGGGGTGACACCATCACTTGTAATTCCCCTACTCCCTCTTCCTCTGAGCTCAGAAAACACTTTATTTCTGATGTCCTTTCCTACTTCAATAAATGTGAAGCTAAAGCGTCCCTTCCCAAATTAATTAAAAGTTCCTTTCCCATTTAACAAAGATCAGTGTCAAATTCTTTCTTCTGAGGAAGTCATGCAATTCATTACGTAAAATCGAGGCGCTCCGCACAGCGTAGGCGCTTAATGAAACCCTAGCCAAAGGCGTCCACCAACATGCAGTAAGACAGGCCTTCCAAGCCGCCCGATCGCAGCTCATTCCTCCCCGGCTCTGCCTATCTGGGCGGGCCCTTCATCTCCCGCCTCCGCGCGTTGCTCAGGGACGGTTCGCACCGCGCGCCCCTCCGCCACCTGTTGccatcccaccccccccccttcccctttacagatggggaaactgaggcccggggaggAGGGCCTCGCCCCGCCGTCCTTACTTGTCCCAGTTGCTGTCCCACACGCCGCTGGTGGGCCCCGGGCGCACCCGCTCTGCCCACGACGGGGCCTCCGGGCCGGCCCACCGGGACTCGGCGTCCGAGCCGCCCGCCCCGCGCGGCTTCCCTACGGCCACGGCCGAGAAGAGCACGGCGGCCGAGCCCCCCGCCAGCCCGCAGGCCGTCAGCTTCAGCGCCTGCCGGAACGCCATCCCGTGGGGCCGGGCCTGGGCCGCCTGCCGCCTCCCGCCGcctcccgccgccgccgccgcctcctcaaGCTTAAGGTCGGAACCCAGCTGCCGCCACCGGGGAAGCGCAGGCGCTCTGGCCATGGACGGCGCGCGCCCAGGGACAAACTTCCTCGCCGCCGGCCCCGCCCATAGGCCTGAGCCCCCTCCTCCAGGCGAAGCTCGCGAGCCGAGAGAGTGGCGAAGGGGCGGGGCTACGTGACGTGCGGGGAGCGGAGGGTAGCTCCTGCCCCGCCCCCAGGCGAGTGGGTGGGGACTCTGTGGCCCAGGAGCGCTGAGAGGCAGGGAGTgggcgggagggagggagggaggaagggcggCTCCCTCCAGGACGGGGCTCGAGCTCTGTATCTGCGGGCTCCCCACCCACCCGCGCAACACACACATTTGTTaggaatggggaaactgagctagGCTGCTGAGCTGTTTACACCTGCTGTAATACAAAGATCCTTCTGCAGCTCTAAACCGCGGTGCCCCCATCACCTCCGGGAACCTAATCCACAATTCTCGGTTTGGggtcccctcctgcctttccagccttcttacacctcactcccctccccctaccctgcAATCCGGCGACGCCTGCCTCTCCGCTGGTCCTTAGTTGgcaagctccctgaggtcaggcactgactttggcctctttttgtaaccctgGTGCCTGACACCTAGTGGGCGCTTAATAAATATGGACTGATGGGTTCCCACGTAGTAGGCTCTTAGTAAATGTGTATGGCCTGAACT from Trichosurus vulpecula isolate mTriVul1 chromosome 1, mTriVul1.pri, whole genome shotgun sequence includes:
- the PGAM5 gene encoding serine/threonine-protein phosphatase PGAM5, mitochondrial isoform X1, with the translated sequence MAFRQALKLTACGLAGGSAAVLFSAVAVGKPRGAGGSDAESRWAGPEAPSWAERVRPGPTSGVWDSNWDKREPRSLINLRKRSTETGEEEITSKLDNFKARATRHIFLIRHSQYNLDGSLDKDRTLTELGREQAELTGGRLASLGVKFDKIVHSSMTRAIETTDIISKHLPGVNRVSTDLLREGAPIEPDPPVSDWKPEARYYEDGARIEAAFRNFIHRADAKQEEDSYEIFVCHANVIRYIVCRALQFPPEGWLRMSLNNGSITHLVIRPSGRVALRTLGDSGFMPPDKITRT
- the PGAM5 gene encoding serine/threonine-protein phosphatase PGAM5, mitochondrial isoform X2, whose protein sequence is MAFRQALKLTACGLAGGSAAVLFSAVAVGKPRGAGGSDAESRWAGPEAPSWAERVRPGPTSGVWDSNWDKREPRSLINLRKRSTETGEEEITSKLDNFKARATRHIFLIRHSQYNLDGSLDKDRTLTELGREQAELTGGRLASLGVKFDKIVHSSMTRAIETTDIISKHLPGVNRVSTDLLREGAPIEPDPPVSDWKPEARQYYEDGARIEAAFRNFIHRADAKQEEDSYEIFVCHANVIRYIVCRALQFPPEGWLRMSLNNGSITHLVIRPSGRVALRTLGDSGFMPPDKITRT